In the Bradyrhizobium guangzhouense genome, one interval contains:
- a CDS encoding tannase/feruloyl esterase family alpha/beta hydrolase, producing the protein MDRLANTAYWTNLSSFFGHGGKLLFYHGVSDPWFSANDTVNYYERMAAESGGMETVREKSSRAFLVPGMGHCSSGATLDRFDLLTAIVNWVEDGKAPDAVVATGPAFLGRSRPLCAYPQHAQYKGQGDPESAASFECR; encoded by the coding sequence ATGGATCGCCTCGCCAACACCGCCTACTGGACCAACCTGTCGAGCTTCTTCGGCCATGGCGGCAAGCTGCTGTTTTACCACGGCGTGAGCGATCCCTGGTTCTCGGCAAACGACACCGTGAACTACTACGAGCGCATGGCGGCGGAGTCCGGCGGCATGGAGACGGTGCGGGAAAAATCGAGCCGGGCCTTCCTGGTGCCCGGCATGGGTCACTGCTCGAGCGGCGCAACGCTCGATCGTTTCGACCTCCTCACCGCTATTGTGAACTGGGTAGAAGACGGCAAGGCGCCCGATGCGGTGGTCGCGACGGGACCAGCCTTCCTCGGCCGCAGCCGGCCGCTCTGCGCCTATCCGCAACATGCGCAGTACAAGGGCCAAGGCGATCCGGAGAGCGCGGCGAGTTTTGAATGCAGGTAG
- a CDS encoding SIR2 family protein, protein MTNILLTGAGFSRNWGGMLAKDVFSHLLGDQSLDDNTRGLLLRSHSSGGSFEDVLAALQGATDPVGKAQYTALVGALVGLFNGMGQSFIQRNELEFKTPADTRYWLRGFLQRFQYIFTTNQDTLLESLYFPLVGPTPYGRAHIPGMTFSNPSAFQGHVYDRIAQMEPNPSDFTLNGNVQFYIKLHGSCNWVESSSGERILIIGGQKTVAIGRFPILTFYHDQFRQLATRPDAKLMVIGYSFGDEHINEVILDAALNHKLEVFIVDPSGLQILDKRDPRALIPPPPGQLVDLIPKIRGYSDRPLSSTFGDDVFEQSKLTKFLG, encoded by the coding sequence ATGACCAACATTCTACTGACCGGCGCTGGCTTTTCCCGCAATTGGGGCGGAATGCTCGCGAAGGACGTTTTCTCCCACCTCCTGGGCGACCAGAGCCTCGACGACAACACCCGTGGCTTGCTTCTACGGTCCCACAGCTCAGGTGGTTCATTCGAAGATGTCCTTGCGGCCCTTCAAGGTGCGACAGACCCGGTTGGAAAGGCTCAATATACGGCACTTGTCGGTGCTCTCGTCGGGCTGTTCAACGGCATGGGCCAATCCTTCATTCAGCGAAATGAGCTTGAATTTAAGACACCTGCCGACACCCGTTATTGGCTAAGGGGCTTTCTCCAGCGCTTCCAGTACATCTTCACGACCAATCAGGACACCCTGCTGGAATCGCTCTACTTCCCGCTTGTCGGCCCGACGCCGTATGGGCGGGCCCACATTCCCGGAATGACGTTCAGCAACCCGTCGGCCTTCCAAGGCCATGTCTACGACCGCATTGCGCAGATGGAGCCTAACCCTTCGGATTTCACACTGAACGGCAATGTGCAGTTTTACATCAAGCTTCACGGCTCCTGTAACTGGGTGGAGAGTTCAAGCGGAGAACGCATCCTCATCATAGGCGGCCAGAAGACCGTGGCCATCGGCCGATTTCCCATCCTGACCTTTTACCACGACCAGTTCCGGCAGCTTGCGACCCGACCAGACGCAAAACTCATGGTGATCGGCTACAGCTTTGGCGACGAGCATATCAACGAGGTCATCCTCGACGCCGCGCTCAATCACAAGCTGGAGGTGTTTATCGTCGATCCCAGCGGGCTACAAATCCTAGACAAACGAGATCCACGAGCCTTGATTCCTCCCCCGCCCGGCCAGCTCGTGGATTTGATACCGAAGATAAGGGGCTATTCAGACCGGCCGCTCTCATCGACCTTCGGCGACGATGTATTTGAACAGTCGAAGCTGACGAAATTTCTAGGCTAA